In the Flavisolibacter tropicus genome, one interval contains:
- a CDS encoding glycosyltransferase family 4 protein, protein MRIAEVAPLYESVPPKLYGGTERIVSYLTEELVKEGHDVTLFASGDSKTKASLVSVIPEALRLNKKCEDTIAPHVVQLQEVKERADEFDIIHFHTDYLSFPFTECLKTPHLTTLHGKLSIPELQFVYEKFKDQPVVCISDAQCLPLPQANFIGRVHHGLPAELFHLASGTGEYFAYLGRISPEKRCDRAIEIAIASNTPIKIAAKIDKADQEYFERHIQHLFQHPLVEYLGEINEIQKQDFLGNAKALLFPIDWPEPFGLVMIEAMACGTPIIGWDMGSVPEVLENGKNGFIVHTIEEALGAVKKLPSIDRSTVRTVFEEKFTARRMTAAYLNIFQNLIEENKTPYLYNAESLPLKVVKIN, encoded by the coding sequence ATGAGAATAGCTGAGGTAGCTCCATTATATGAATCAGTGCCACCAAAACTATACGGTGGAACTGAACGGATTGTTTCTTACTTAACGGAAGAGCTGGTAAAGGAGGGGCATGATGTAACTTTATTTGCTTCAGGAGATTCAAAAACAAAAGCTTCTTTAGTATCTGTTATACCAGAGGCACTTCGTCTTAACAAAAAATGCGAGGATACAATAGCTCCACATGTGGTACAGTTACAGGAGGTAAAGGAGCGTGCTGATGAATTTGATATTATTCATTTTCACACTGACTACTTGAGCTTTCCCTTTACCGAATGTTTAAAAACGCCCCATCTAACAACCTTGCATGGAAAGCTTTCCATTCCAGAGCTGCAGTTTGTCTATGAAAAATTTAAAGATCAGCCCGTAGTTTGTATTTCAGATGCTCAGTGTCTACCACTGCCGCAAGCTAATTTTATAGGTAGGGTGCACCATGGCTTGCCTGCTGAACTATTTCATCTTGCTTCAGGAACTGGTGAATATTTTGCCTATTTAGGTCGCATTTCGCCCGAGAAACGCTGCGACAGGGCTATTGAAATAGCTATTGCTTCTAACACACCAATTAAGATCGCAGCCAAAATTGATAAGGCGGATCAAGAATATTTTGAAAGGCATATTCAACATTTATTTCAGCATCCATTAGTTGAATATCTCGGTGAGATCAATGAAATTCAAAAGCAGGATTTTTTGGGTAATGCAAAGGCGTTACTCTTTCCTATTGACTGGCCTGAACCGTTTGGGTTAGTGATGATAGAAGCAATGGCTTGTGGTACTCCAATTATTGGTTGGGATATGGGCTCCGTTCCGGAGGTTTTAGAAAATGGAAAAAACGGATTTATTGTACATACAATAGAAGAAGCTTTGGGCGCGGTAAAAAAACTGCCATCTATCGATAGGTCCACAGTACGTACTGTATTTGAAGAGAAATTTACAGCGCGTCGCATGACGGCCGCTTACCTGAATATTTTCCAGAACTTGATTGAAGAAAATAAGACCCCTTACTTGTATAATGCAGAATCTCTACCCTTGAAAGTAGTTAAGATCAACTAA
- a CDS encoding TonB-dependent receptor domain-containing protein, with product MKKLLMSLVAVVAFATLNAQSVTPKNITGIVKDSLTQQPLPQATVALLEGTRSLANTQSTETGSFTLSTITPGNYTLTISSVGYEKKSMPITVKSDNTTIDLGTIWLITEGKQLSGVTVTAEKALLEDKGDRLIYNAEKDASNAGGTAADVLRKIPALTVDLDGNVQLRGNSNLKVLINGKPSAMMARNLADALRQMPAHLIKSVEVITNPGAKYDAEGAAGVINIITKKGLQGFNGTVTASGGNMNRSLGSRLSLRKKKIGLSLALSGYQYRNIRESEVVRSAFSNGSLVNTLTQNNEADNLGTGGNGELSFDFDPDSTTHLNFSANVWGGDFPSDETSHINLVDHTGQEIQRFRNVKHFSNPYGNGQLDLGYTKSLKKKDQEFSLLTQFSRMPDNYFYTTDRYILEEISYRDKSTNYSRNREYTVQADYTHPFTFNGRKDTTSLKLELGSKAIIRDIGSEFNVEQSLDGHSEMVPDPSQSNQFDYTQRVYSGYTSVRLNNQRKWGLNAGARIEHTEIKGNFVTSSTHINTQYNNLIPSITLSKGIKQQTLKASYTQRITRPLIWYLNPWINQSDPKNIYTGNPALKPEINHAIELGHSINGKKGFSLNTSLYWRSANNAIEYLTRVDATGVSISKPENIAQRKAYGININAAGQPNKNWNLSGGTDVRYVDLNSVALQQRNNGYMWSINTNTSYKLPKEFTIQAYASWYSGWISLQGSNSGSYWYGLSAKHAFWDKKATLTAGVNNPFQRGIWQKNQQSSASFQSESNYFFVNRSYRLTFEYRFGKVSADGGKEGKKIRNDDSGR from the coding sequence ATGAAGAAACTGCTTATGTCCCTGGTTGCAGTTGTCGCTTTTGCGACACTCAATGCACAATCAGTTACCCCAAAAAATATAACAGGTATAGTTAAGGACTCACTTACCCAACAGCCACTACCACAGGCAACGGTAGCTTTATTAGAAGGCACTAGATCCTTGGCAAATACCCAATCTACCGAAACGGGCAGCTTTACACTCTCCACCATTACGCCGGGAAATTATACGCTAACTATTTCCAGCGTAGGCTATGAAAAAAAGAGCATGCCTATAACGGTAAAGTCGGATAATACAACTATTGACTTGGGAACCATCTGGCTGATAACAGAAGGTAAGCAATTAAGTGGCGTCACCGTCACTGCAGAAAAGGCGCTCCTTGAAGACAAGGGGGACCGATTGATTTACAATGCGGAAAAAGATGCCTCCAACGCTGGGGGAACAGCAGCAGATGTTTTGCGAAAGATCCCTGCATTAACAGTTGATTTGGATGGTAACGTACAACTGAGGGGTAATAGCAATTTAAAAGTATTGATCAACGGTAAACCTTCTGCCATGATGGCTCGCAACCTGGCAGATGCCTTACGCCAGATGCCAGCGCACTTAATAAAGAGCGTGGAAGTCATTACCAATCCCGGTGCCAAGTATGATGCAGAAGGTGCTGCCGGCGTGATCAATATCATTACCAAAAAAGGCCTGCAAGGATTTAATGGTACCGTAACAGCATCTGGAGGCAATATGAACAGAAGCTTAGGCAGTCGCTTATCACTGCGAAAGAAGAAAATAGGCCTTTCATTAGCACTTAGCGGTTATCAATATCGAAACATCAGAGAAAGCGAAGTAGTGCGGTCTGCCTTTTCAAATGGCTCATTGGTAAATACCCTAACACAAAATAATGAAGCCGATAACCTGGGAACGGGAGGTAATGGCGAACTGAGTTTTGATTTTGACCCTGACAGTACTACACACCTGAATTTTTCAGCCAATGTATGGGGCGGCGACTTTCCATCAGATGAAACAAGCCATATTAACCTGGTGGATCACACAGGGCAGGAAATTCAGCGCTTCCGAAATGTAAAGCACTTCTCCAACCCTTATGGCAATGGGCAGTTAGATCTGGGGTACACCAAATCGTTGAAAAAGAAAGACCAGGAGTTTTCATTATTAACGCAGTTTAGCCGCATGCCCGATAACTACTTTTATACTACAGATCGGTATATACTGGAGGAGATCAGTTACCGTGACAAAAGCACCAACTACAGTCGCAACCGGGAATATACTGTACAGGCCGATTATACACACCCCTTTACCTTCAACGGACGCAAAGACACTACATCATTAAAGCTGGAACTGGGTTCAAAGGCAATTATACGTGACATAGGCAGCGAGTTTAATGTAGAGCAATCGCTGGATGGTCATAGTGAGATGGTACCAGATCCTAGCCAATCCAATCAGTTTGACTACACACAACGCGTCTATTCGGGTTACACTTCAGTACGCCTCAACAACCAACGAAAATGGGGCCTGAATGCAGGTGCACGCATAGAGCATACTGAAATAAAAGGAAATTTTGTAACCAGCAGCACTCATATCAATACGCAATACAATAACCTTATTCCAAGCATAACCCTTTCAAAAGGAATTAAGCAGCAAACATTAAAGGCTAGTTATACACAGCGGATTACCCGCCCACTGATCTGGTATCTGAATCCCTGGATCAACCAAAGCGACCCCAAAAACATTTATACCGGCAATCCTGCCTTAAAACCAGAAATCAATCATGCTATTGAACTAGGACATAGCATTAATGGCAAAAAAGGTTTTTCATTAAACACATCGCTCTACTGGCGCAGCGCCAACAATGCTATTGAATACCTTACCCGTGTAGATGCTACTGGCGTTTCTATTAGCAAGCCAGAGAATATAGCGCAGCGCAAAGCCTATGGAATCAATATCAATGCTGCGGGCCAACCTAATAAGAACTGGAACCTGAGTGGCGGTACTGATGTACGATATGTAGACTTGAATAGTGTAGCCTTACAGCAACGCAATAACGGGTACATGTGGAGCATCAACACAAACACCTCTTATAAATTACCAAAAGAGTTCACAATACAGGCTTACGCCAGCTGGTATTCTGGCTGGATCAGCTTGCAAGGCTCTAACTCCGGCTCTTACTGGTACGGCCTTTCTGCCAAGCATGCCTTCTGGGATAAGAAAGCTACATTGACCGCTGGTGTTAATAATCCATTTCAAAGGGGCATCTGGCAAAAGAACCAACAGTCAAGTGCATCATTTCAATCGGAGTCAAACTACTTCTTTGTTAACCGCTCCTATCGGCTAACATTTGAATACCGTTTTGGTAAGGTATCAGCAGATGGTGGTAAGGAAGGAAAAAAAATCAGGAACGATGATAGTGGCAGGTAA
- a CDS encoding aldose 1-epimerase family protein, with amino-acid sequence MYQLENDRLRIEIDAKGAELKTVYSKSFSLDYMWGADPAYWAKTSPVLFPIVGALKGNTYYYEGQLYHLSRHGFARDKAFTVTAQSTDSITFTIESDEDTLQQYPFSFRFSIRYSLIDNELSVSYEVQNKGEGLMFFSVGGHPAFKLPLVEGTHYNDYQLVFEKEETAGRWPISKDGLIEKTPLSLLQQSNVLPLTKELFSKDAVVLKHLQSSWVQLQSDKTPHGFRFYFPNYSFLGLWAAPGADFLCIEPWCGIADSVDTNQQLPQKEGIVQLSTNEAFNVQWRVQFY; translated from the coding sequence ATGTACCAGTTAGAGAATGATCGGCTACGAATAGAAATTGATGCCAAAGGCGCTGAATTGAAAACCGTATACAGCAAGTCCTTTAGTTTGGATTATATGTGGGGCGCAGATCCTGCTTACTGGGCCAAAACTTCACCCGTATTATTTCCTATTGTTGGCGCTTTAAAAGGAAATACCTACTACTATGAGGGGCAGCTGTACCACCTGTCACGCCACGGGTTTGCACGAGACAAGGCATTTACTGTAACTGCACAAAGTACAGACTCTATTACCTTTACCATTGAAAGCGATGAAGACACGCTGCAACAATACCCCTTTTCATTTCGCTTCTCTATTCGTTATTCACTTATTGACAACGAACTTTCAGTAAGCTATGAGGTACAAAATAAAGGAGAAGGACTAATGTTCTTTTCTGTAGGTGGACACCCGGCTTTCAAACTACCCTTAGTAGAAGGCACACACTATAACGACTACCAATTAGTTTTTGAGAAAGAAGAAACAGCAGGCCGCTGGCCAATCAGTAAAGATGGATTGATAGAGAAAACCCCGCTGTCTCTACTTCAACAATCTAACGTGCTTCCATTGACAAAGGAGCTATTTAGTAAAGATGCCGTAGTACTTAAACATCTGCAATCGAGCTGGGTGCAATTACAGTCAGACAAAACGCCGCATGGTTTTCGATTCTACTTCCCAAACTACTCTTTCCTGGGCCTATGGGCTGCACCTGGAGCCGACTTTCTTTGTATCGAGCCCTGGTGTGGTATAGCCGATAGTGTTGATACAAACCAGCAGTTGCCACAAAAAGAAGGCATTGTACAGCTCTCTACTAATGAAGCGTTTAATGTGCAGTGGCGCGTCCAGTTCTATTAA
- a CDS encoding PAS domain-containing protein — MDKKDLLATLHGKMIEEIQDYAIILMDIDGTILSWNKGAEKIKGYKAEEIIGQNFRIFYLPKHGEEHLPEKLLAQAIKEGRAKHIGMRVRKNGTTFWGSILITALHDDNNQVVGFTKLTRELDDNEIG; from the coding sequence ATGGATAAAAAAGACCTGCTGGCGACCCTGCATGGAAAGATGATTGAAGAAATTCAGGACTATGCCATCATATTAATGGATATAGATGGAACTATTTTGTCCTGGAATAAAGGCGCTGAAAAAATAAAGGGATATAAAGCAGAAGAGATCATCGGGCAAAACTTTCGGATCTTCTATCTCCCCAAACACGGGGAAGAACATTTGCCAGAAAAACTTCTGGCGCAAGCCATAAAAGAAGGGCGAGCAAAGCACATAGGTATGCGGGTTAGAAAAAATGGTACAACTTTTTGGGGCAGTATTCTAATTACGGCTCTTCACGATGATAATAACCAGGTGGTGGGTTTTACTAAGCTGACCAGGGAATTAGATGACAATGAAATAGGATAG
- a CDS encoding HAD-IA family hydrolase, which produces MNSEQLANGLRLRDIKVIFLDIGGVLLTNGWGRVSRQSAAEEFGVDFSVMDKRHELIFNIYEEGRVSLDVYMDTILFYEPRPFTKEAFRTFMFQQSKLLPNMLDWLIAWKAQQPQLRFFSLNNEPRELHQHRVDHFELRRLYDGFVCSCDLGLRKPDPQIFAVALGVAGVQPHECLYIDDREVMVTAGKMAGLNVWHHQNSEATISFLQSL; this is translated from the coding sequence ATGAATAGCGAACAATTAGCAAACGGGTTAAGATTAAGAGACATTAAAGTTATATTCCTGGATATTGGCGGCGTGCTGCTGACCAATGGCTGGGGACGTGTTTCGCGGCAATCGGCAGCTGAAGAATTTGGAGTGGATTTCTCAGTTATGGATAAACGCCATGAATTGATCTTCAACATTTATGAAGAAGGCCGGGTGTCATTGGATGTTTATATGGACACCATATTGTTTTATGAGCCACGACCCTTTACTAAAGAGGCTTTTCGTACGTTCATGTTCCAGCAATCCAAACTGTTACCCAACATGCTGGACTGGTTGATCGCCTGGAAAGCACAGCAGCCTCAGCTCCGTTTCTTCTCGCTGAACAATGAGCCACGGGAGTTACACCAACATCGTGTAGACCACTTTGAATTACGGAGGTTGTATGATGGTTTTGTTTGTTCCTGTGATCTGGGTTTGCGTAAACCCGATCCGCAAATATTTGCAGTAGCCCTTGGCGTTGCAGGTGTACAACCTCATGAATGCCTTTACATTGACGACCGGGAAGTAATGGTAACAGCTGGAAAAATGGCAGGTCTGAACGTATGGCACCACCAGAATTCTGAGGCAACCATTTCGTTTCTACAGAGCCTGTAA
- a CDS encoding pyridoxal phosphate-dependent decarboxylase family protein, which produces MQSLTELEKRARVLEPENEQRLFIWNQTIDYANQFLNELPYRPGFSNGSFEKLEALKIEEAGKPVDALLEALKTEVDATGINSASGRHMGFIPGGGLWASALADMLSDISNKYSGIAFSGPGAVKIETQVIRWLTSVIGYPAQAFGNLTSGGSIANLTAIKAARDHHGINSTNVRKAVIYCGEQTHHSVYKALHVTGLHEAVLRKIALTESFQINTAALKQQMADDKAEGLNPFLVVGSAGTTDTGAVDPLDEMATISSQYNAWFHVDAAYGGFFMLVDEIKNKLKGIERSDSVVLDPHKTLFLPFGSGAVLLREGSVLLSSNSSKASYLIDTDGADDINPSDTGVELTRPNRGLRMWLPLQLHGVAPFRACLEEKLVLIRYFYEQIRKLGFETGPYPDLTVVIFRYPGDADNRINQKLIAAIHADGRVFLSSTVIDGKMWLRCAVVSHRTHLTEIDLALQMIQENIQRIIT; this is translated from the coding sequence ATGCAATCCCTTACAGAATTAGAGAAAAGAGCCCGTGTGCTTGAGCCTGAAAACGAACAACGACTTTTCATCTGGAACCAGACTATCGATTATGCCAACCAGTTTTTAAATGAACTACCTTATCGACCTGGTTTTAGTAATGGCAGTTTTGAGAAATTGGAAGCGCTGAAAATAGAAGAAGCGGGAAAACCCGTTGACGCGTTATTGGAAGCACTGAAAACAGAAGTGGATGCTACAGGGATCAATAGTGCCTCTGGTAGACATATGGGTTTTATTCCTGGCGGTGGCTTATGGGCTAGTGCCTTGGCAGATATGCTCAGCGATATTTCCAATAAGTATTCAGGTATTGCCTTTTCTGGTCCTGGCGCTGTAAAGATTGAGACACAGGTGATCCGCTGGTTAACTAGTGTCATTGGTTATCCTGCTCAGGCTTTTGGTAATCTTACCTCGGGCGGCTCTATTGCTAATTTAACAGCTATAAAAGCAGCCCGCGATCACCATGGCATCAATTCTACGAATGTTAGAAAGGCGGTTATCTATTGCGGTGAACAAACCCATCACAGCGTATATAAAGCCTTACATGTAACAGGCTTGCATGAAGCTGTACTACGCAAAATAGCATTAACGGAAAGTTTTCAGATCAATACTGCAGCATTAAAGCAGCAAATGGCTGATGATAAGGCAGAAGGTTTAAATCCGTTTTTGGTAGTAGGTTCAGCTGGTACTACCGATACTGGGGCAGTAGATCCATTAGATGAAATGGCTACTATAAGCAGTCAGTACAATGCCTGGTTTCATGTGGACGCAGCGTATGGTGGTTTCTTTATGTTGGTTGATGAGATCAAGAACAAACTCAAAGGAATAGAGCGTAGCGATTCGGTAGTGTTAGATCCGCATAAGACACTGTTTCTGCCTTTTGGATCGGGGGCTGTGTTATTGAGAGAAGGGAGTGTGCTGCTGTCTTCTAATTCTTCAAAAGCTTCTTATCTCATTGATACCGATGGTGCAGATGATATTAACCCTTCCGATACAGGAGTTGAACTAACGCGCCCTAATCGCGGACTGCGTATGTGGCTGCCCTTGCAGCTTCACGGTGTGGCGCCATTCAGGGCTTGCCTGGAAGAAAAGCTAGTATTGATCCGTTATTTCTATGAGCAGATTCGTAAGCTAGGTTTTGAAACCGGTCCTTATCCAGATCTGACGGTTGTTATTTTCCGCTACCCAGGTGATGCCGATAATCGTATTAATCAGAAATTGATAGCAGCTATTCATGCCGATGGCCGGGTCTTTCTTTCCTCTACTGTTATTGATGGTAAAATGTGGCTGCGTTGCGCCGTAGTAAGCCACCGCACGCATTTGACAGAGATTGATCTGGCACTACAAATGATCCAGGAAAATATACAGCGTATTATTACATAA
- a CDS encoding SRPBCC family protein, protein MQATKIKVAATIAADIKKVWDYYTQPEHITKWNFADESWHCQAAENDLKVGGKLKSRMEAKDGSFGFDFEAVYDEVNEHKKITYTIADGRQATTEFEDLGGKTQVTIVFDAENANPEEMQKAGWQAILDNFKKYTETH, encoded by the coding sequence ATGCAAGCAACAAAAATTAAAGTGGCTGCCACTATAGCTGCCGATATCAAGAAAGTTTGGGACTATTATACACAACCCGAGCATATTACCAAATGGAACTTTGCAGATGAAAGCTGGCACTGCCAGGCAGCTGAGAATGATCTGAAAGTAGGAGGGAAGTTGAAGTCCAGAATGGAAGCAAAAGACGGCAGCTTTGGTTTTGACTTTGAAGCTGTTTATGATGAAGTGAATGAGCACAAGAAAATTACTTACACCATAGCGGATGGCAGACAAGCAACAACCGAATTTGAAGACCTAGGTGGAAAGACGCAAGTGACAATTGTCTTTGATGCTGAGAATGCCAATCCGGAGGAGATGCAAAAAGCAGGTTGGCAGGCAATACTTGACAACTTTAAAAAATATACTGAAACACACTAA
- a CDS encoding SRPBCC family protein, which translates to MNNLLLFEFSVNKENNTVTVTREFAASRDLVWDAWTKPELLDQWWAPRPYRNKTKKMDFRVGGYWLYAMISPENETHWCKADYQKIEDQVSYSCLDAFCDEEGNINVAFPRSQWNNRFSDNGDNTTVAITVQYNSLEDLEKVIQMGFKEGFTMGLNQLDELLQTVTTK; encoded by the coding sequence ATGAACAATCTGTTATTATTTGAATTCTCCGTGAATAAGGAGAATAACACTGTTACGGTAACTAGAGAATTTGCTGCGAGCCGCGATTTAGTTTGGGATGCCTGGACAAAGCCGGAATTGTTAGACCAGTGGTGGGCGCCCAGGCCTTATAGAAACAAAACCAAAAAAATGGATTTCCGGGTAGGTGGTTACTGGCTGTATGCCATGATCTCTCCTGAAAATGAAACGCATTGGTGTAAGGCAGACTATCAAAAGATAGAAGACCAAGTATCCTATTCTTGCCTGGATGCTTTTTGTGACGAAGAAGGCAATATAAATGTCGCCTTTCCTCGATCACAATGGAATAACCGCTTTAGTGACAATGGCGATAATACCACTGTTGCTATTACTGTTCAATACAATTCACTTGAGGACTTAGAAAAGGTAATTCAAATGGGATTCAAAGAAGGATTTACCATGGGATTAAATCAATTAGATGAGCTATTACAAACGGTAACAACCAAATAA
- a CDS encoding ArsR/SmtB family transcription factor — protein sequence MRRDVFQAIADPTRRAIIALIALQAMTPNAIAEHFDTTRQAVSKHLRVLTECDLVKQEYQGREIYYSLQIEKMKEIDKWLSQFRKIWEKRFNQLDTVLKTLKTHKK from the coding sequence ATGAGGAGAGATGTTTTTCAGGCCATTGCTGATCCTACCAGGCGAGCTATTATTGCTTTAATAGCTTTGCAGGCCATGACGCCAAATGCCATAGCTGAGCATTTTGATACCACGCGGCAAGCCGTTTCCAAACACCTGCGCGTTCTAACGGAGTGTGACCTTGTAAAACAAGAATACCAGGGCCGGGAGATTTATTACTCACTTCAAATTGAAAAAATGAAAGAGATTGATAAATGGCTGAGCCAATTCAGAAAGATTTGGGAAAAACGTTTTAATCAACTCGATACTGTATTAAAAACCCTTAAAACCCATAAGAAATGA
- a CDS encoding response regulator, with the protein MPVHHCSILYVDDDTDDQLLVLETLAILAPNATVMVAGNGVETLAYLNGLENEDLPALIIMDINMPLLNGKETVIEIRSEPRFNSIPIVLFTTSTSRLDEQFSALYNIPFITKPATSRELERVMGQMLQLQSSSLHQQSSQ; encoded by the coding sequence ATGCCTGTCCACCATTGTAGTATTTTGTACGTCGACGACGACACAGATGATCAATTATTAGTTCTGGAAACCCTGGCCATACTGGCGCCAAATGCTACTGTCATGGTAGCCGGTAATGGGGTAGAGACCCTTGCCTATTTAAATGGCCTGGAAAATGAGGATTTACCAGCTCTTATCATTATGGACATCAATATGCCGCTTTTAAATGGTAAGGAAACAGTGATTGAAATTCGGAGCGAGCCTCGCTTTAACAGCATTCCTATTGTGCTATTTACCACCTCTACAAGTAGGTTAGATGAGCAATTCAGTGCACTTTATAATATCCCCTTTATTACTAAGCCGGCTACCAGTAGGGAGTTGGAGCGGGTAATGGGGCAGATGTTGCAGCTGCAATCTTCTTCTTTGCACCAGCAAAGTTCCCAATAA
- a CDS encoding PAS domain-containing sensor histidine kinase, with amino-acid sequence MAHPNLYDLIDAISLSHHLENTPFGVLLWDANMKLIYCSKEAAAKFACTPDDLLYKPINLLQFVHEEDAPAVAALITEIASGRKNHNESLNRNLTKEGAVIYCQWYNSALRDDQGKVVNILSLFQDVTAQVDTQLALKKSQQRLSLAFNSAIDPMWLIRVEGPNAFRFETINHAFTKVTGWTPEQVEGQPIEKIMPESSHELVRRKYNEALTTGKIIDYVEEAQHPSGIKYGEIRVIPIRGESGEPMRILGIANDITEKVHLQKKLDAEHEIRSRQITSAAIKGQESERSKVSRELHDNVNQVLTTVKLYVELCIDQKIDADAILPKCAAYLDNTINEIRHLSKQLSAPSLGSMNFRETLTELIDSLRASTQIDVALEFTKLHFSEMEGELHLTIYRVAQEQITNIIKYAKADRVHISLKENSSLLYFTITDDGIGFDLSQKRQGIGITNMQSRVEILNGHFQIITSPGNGTRLEVEIPVIIEGDVCYAEQTVLNMPSA; translated from the coding sequence ATGGCTCACCCGAATCTTTATGATCTAATCGATGCAATCAGCTTATCTCATCACTTGGAGAACACCCCTTTTGGCGTACTGCTTTGGGATGCAAATATGAAGCTGATCTATTGCTCAAAAGAGGCGGCTGCAAAGTTTGCGTGTACGCCAGATGATCTATTGTACAAGCCTATCAATTTATTACAGTTCGTTCATGAAGAAGATGCGCCTGCGGTTGCTGCCCTCATTACAGAAATAGCTTCTGGGCGAAAGAATCACAATGAAAGCCTGAATCGGAATCTTACCAAAGAAGGTGCTGTCATTTACTGTCAGTGGTATAACTCTGCTTTAAGGGACGACCAGGGAAAGGTTGTCAATATATTGTCCTTATTTCAAGATGTAACAGCTCAGGTAGACACCCAACTTGCTTTAAAAAAAAGCCAGCAACGGCTTTCTCTTGCCTTTAATAGCGCGATAGATCCCATGTGGTTGATCAGGGTTGAGGGCCCTAATGCCTTCCGTTTTGAAACAATAAACCATGCTTTTACCAAAGTAACCGGCTGGACACCCGAGCAGGTAGAAGGCCAACCTATTGAGAAGATCATGCCCGAGTCCTCGCATGAATTGGTAAGAAGGAAATATAATGAAGCACTCACTACAGGAAAGATCATCGATTATGTTGAAGAGGCACAACATCCTTCTGGAATTAAATACGGCGAAATTCGCGTGATTCCTATTCGCGGCGAATCTGGTGAGCCAATGCGTATCCTTGGCATTGCTAATGATATCACGGAAAAAGTGCACCTGCAAAAGAAGCTGGATGCAGAGCATGAGATCAGAAGCCGGCAAATAACATCGGCAGCCATCAAGGGGCAGGAAAGCGAGCGGTCGAAAGTAAGCCGGGAGCTGCACGATAATGTGAACCAGGTGCTTACTACCGTAAAGTTGTATGTAGAGCTTTGTATTGATCAAAAGATAGATGCGGATGCTATCTTACCTAAATGTGCCGCATACTTAGATAACACCATTAATGAAATTCGCCACCTCTCTAAGCAGCTTTCTGCTCCTTCGTTAGGTAGCATGAATTTCAGAGAGACCTTGACAGAGCTGATTGACTCATTGCGTGCCTCAACACAAATTGACGTGGCTCTTGAGTTTACTAAACTTCACTTTTCAGAAATGGAGGGCGAGCTGCATTTGACGATCTACCGCGTAGCGCAGGAACAGATTACCAATATTATCAAATACGCCAAAGCAGATCGGGTTCATATCTCATTAAAGGAGAATAGCTCTCTTTTGTATTTTACAATAACTGATGATGGTATTGGTTTTGATTTGTCGCAAAAACGACAAGGTATTGGTATTACCAATATGCAAAGCCGTGTTGAAATTCTAAATGGTCATTTCCAGATTATAACTAGCCCTGGAAATGGTACAAGGCTGGAAGTTGAAATTCCTGTAATCATTGAAGGGGATGTTTGTTATGCCGAACAAACAGTATTAAACATGCCCTCAGCGTAA